One window of the Labilibaculum sp. genome contains the following:
- the ffh gene encoding signal recognition particle protein: MFENLNERLERSFQILKGQGKITEINVAETLKDVRRALLDADVNFSIAKSFTNTVKEKALGQNVLTSLKPNQLMVKIVHDELAELMGSTQVDINIQGKPAVILIAGLQGSGKTTFSGKLANLLKTKRSKNPLLVACDVYRPAAIEQLKVLGEQIGVPVYTDIESKNPVKIAQDAIKQAKANGNDLVIVDTAGRLAIDEEMMKEIEAVKKAIDPSEILFVVDSMTGQDAVNTAKEFNERLDFDGVVLTKLDGDTRGGAALSIRSIVNKPIKFVGTGEKMEALDVFHPSRMADRILGMGDIVSLVERAQDQFDADEARKLQKKIAKNQFNFNDFLSQISQIKKMGNLKDLASMIPGVGKALKNVDIDDDAFKGVEAIIFSMTPAEREDPGLINGSRRKRIADGSGSTIQDVNRLIKQFDETRKLMKMMTKGGNMSRMMGNMGGRR, encoded by the coding sequence ATGTTTGAAAATCTTAACGAACGACTTGAGCGATCCTTCCAAATATTAAAGGGGCAAGGAAAAATTACTGAAATCAATGTAGCAGAAACATTGAAAGATGTGAGACGTGCCCTTTTGGATGCCGATGTAAACTTTAGTATAGCCAAGTCCTTTACCAATACAGTAAAAGAAAAAGCATTAGGTCAGAATGTACTAACCTCATTGAAGCCGAATCAGTTAATGGTGAAAATCGTTCACGATGAGTTGGCTGAATTAATGGGGAGTACACAGGTTGATATAAATATTCAGGGAAAACCTGCTGTAATATTAATTGCTGGTTTGCAGGGTTCGGGTAAAACCACCTTTTCAGGTAAACTGGCAAATCTTCTGAAAACAAAACGTTCTAAGAATCCATTGTTGGTTGCTTGTGATGTATATCGTCCTGCAGCGATCGAACAGCTGAAAGTATTAGGAGAACAAATTGGAGTTCCTGTATATACAGATATTGAGAGCAAGAACCCTGTTAAGATTGCTCAGGATGCCATTAAGCAGGCAAAAGCAAACGGAAACGATTTGGTGATTGTCGATACAGCTGGTCGTTTGGCTATCGATGAGGAAATGATGAAGGAAATTGAGGCTGTTAAAAAAGCTATTGATCCTTCCGAGATTCTGTTTGTTGTCGATTCCATGACCGGTCAGGATGCGGTGAATACAGCTAAAGAATTTAACGAGCGTTTGGATTTTGATGGTGTTGTTTTAACGAAATTGGATGGTGATACACGTGGTGGAGCTGCGCTTTCAATTCGTTCAATTGTTAACAAGCCAATCAAATTTGTTGGTACAGGCGAGAAAATGGAAGCTCTTGATGTTTTCCATCCCAGTCGTATGGCCGATCGTATTTTGGGTATGGGTGATATTGTTTCGCTTGTAGAACGTGCCCAGGATCAATTTGATGCTGACGAAGCTAGAAAACTTCAGAAGAAAATTGCCAAGAACCAATTTAACTTCAACGATTTCCTGTCTCAGATTTCGCAGATTAAGAAAATGGGTAATCTGAAAGATTTGGCTTCTATGATTCCTGGTGTTGGAAAAGCACTTAAGAATGTTGATATTGATGATGACGCTTTTAAAGGTGTTGAAGCAATTATATTTTCGATGACTCCGGCAGAGAGAGAAGATCCGGGGCTAATTAACGGATCAAGAAGAAAGAGGATTGCCGATGGTAGTGGTTCTACCATTCAGGACGTGAATCGTTTAATCAAACAATTTGACGAAACGCGGAAATTAATGAAAATGATGACAAAAGGCGGAAACATGTCCCGAATGATGGGGAATATGGGAGGCCGAAGATAA
- a CDS encoding tetrahydrofolate dehydrogenase/cyclohydrolase catalytic domain-containing protein, with protein sequence MELIDGKKISAEVKQEIAAEVELIKKAGGKTPHLAAMIVGHDGASETYVAAKVKACHMVGFKSSEFRFEEDITEEELLAEIRKVNDDDDIDGLIVQLPLPKHISESKVIETIRPEKDVDGFHPMNVGKMVSSLPTYLPATPAGIVELMKRYKIQTSGKNCVVIGRSNIVGTPMSVLMSRKAEYGDCTVTLCHSRTKNIAEITRQADIVIVALGMKEFLTGDMVKEGAVIIDVGIHRVKSDKTKSGWKLLGDVKFDEVAPKASFITPVPGGVGPMTIVSLLQNTLLAAKKEIYK encoded by the coding sequence ATGGAATTAATCGACGGAAAAAAAATCTCAGCAGAGGTGAAGCAGGAAATTGCTGCCGAAGTAGAACTAATCAAAAAGGCTGGAGGAAAAACTCCTCATTTGGCTGCTATGATTGTTGGACACGACGGAGCCAGTGAAACTTATGTGGCTGCAAAAGTGAAAGCTTGTCATATGGTAGGTTTTAAATCTTCAGAGTTTCGTTTCGAAGAGGACATTACCGAGGAAGAATTGCTTGCAGAAATCAGAAAAGTGAATGACGACGATGATATCGACGGATTGATTGTTCAATTGCCATTGCCAAAACATATTTCAGAATCGAAAGTGATTGAAACCATACGTCCCGAAAAAGATGTTGATGGATTTCATCCTATGAATGTTGGTAAAATGGTATCGAGCCTTCCTACCTATTTGCCGGCAACTCCGGCAGGAATTGTTGAGTTGATGAAAAGATATAAAATTCAGACATCAGGTAAAAATTGCGTTGTTATTGGCCGAAGCAACATTGTAGGTACTCCAATGAGTGTTTTAATGTCGCGTAAAGCTGAGTATGGCGATTGTACAGTTACACTTTGCCACAGCAGAACTAAGAACATTGCAGAAATTACCCGCCAGGCGGATATCGTGATTGTTGCTTTGGGAATGAAAGAGTTTTTAACAGGTGATATGGTAAAAGAAGGCGCTGTTATTATCGATGTTGGAATTCACCGAGTAAAATCTGATAAAACAAAGTCGGGCTGGAAGCTGTTGGGCGATGTGAAGTTTGATGAAGTTGCTCCTAAAGCATCCTTCATAACTCCTGTTCCGGGTGGCGTTGGTCCAATGACAATTGTTTCCTTGTTACAGAATACTTTGCTTGCGGCAAAAAAGGAAATATACAAATAG
- a CDS encoding CPBP family intramembrane glutamic endopeptidase, with translation MKKLYLWIEMIFMFLVLPVLYFYEMIPVHKAVPLVLVFVYCFFVVFRDKNFDRGVFRIKREYPWQEILLKGFVLLFITSIWVYIFRADVFFHLPRNNFWIWLAVILTYPIWSAYTQEFIYRAFFFHRYKLLFRNPLVLLLINAICFSMAHIIFRNWMALIFTFVGSLIFSFTYLRNKSLNAVFLEHSLYGNILFTNGLGIYFYLPM, from the coding sequence ATGAAGAAATTATACCTGTGGATAGAAATGATTTTTATGTTTCTGGTACTTCCGGTTTTGTATTTTTACGAGATGATTCCGGTTCATAAAGCCGTGCCACTGGTTCTTGTATTTGTTTATTGTTTTTTTGTTGTTTTTAGGGATAAAAATTTTGATCGTGGTGTTTTTCGAATTAAGCGGGAGTATCCGTGGCAGGAAATTTTATTGAAAGGATTTGTTTTATTGTTTATTACATCCATTTGGGTTTATATTTTCAGGGCTGATGTTTTTTTTCATCTGCCGCGTAATAATTTTTGGATTTGGCTTGCGGTAATTCTTACTTATCCAATTTGGTCAGCATACACACAGGAATTCATTTATAGGGCATTCTTTTTTCATCGTTATAAATTGCTTTTTAGAAATCCATTAGTTTTGTTATTGATAAATGCGATTTGTTTTTCCATGGCTCATATTATTTTTAGAAATTGGATGGCATTGATTTTTACCTTTGTAGGCAGTCTGATTTTTTCTTTTACCTACCTTCGCAACAAATCGTTAAATGCAGTTTTTTTGGAGCATTCTTTGTATGGAAATATTCTATTTACAAATGGCTTGGGGATATACTTTTACTTGCCAATGTAA
- a CDS encoding translocation/assembly module TamB domain-containing protein — translation MKRFLKTAGIASAGVIILLAILLFLLSTGLFNNWISETVCRIASQQLNAELTIEKIEGNPLSHLLVKKIDLEQNNSKLITLDELEIKYTLWKIVGKKLEITSLKLNGTSVFLQQDKDNLWNLEKLIPGAENSETKASSNPFSWEIELADVSTKNFEAKIVANDSTQLIPQNVKFDASLSFKFAADFMNIDLHKLEVSTQKPSLQIQDLHFEASLIDSVFSWTNFELQLPKSKLNSKGSVPFNQLLGSEVSFHANPFDFEDVNEWIPSIHGKPNINLEILKKENTRQIDFSIKQQNQIFKILGEIKDINSLPSFHFTMEIDSLNGEYWTHNDDLKSNIKGEFEINGNGLNFEENSIHAKAKFTDLKYKNYELDDFILLIDKDKKELDANIKASTLFGKLDSKIHIENISEFATYNSELKIRNLDLSKLSRNKNLKSDINIDLQAVGKGFILGELQTNIHLKSTKSVLFNQPITNLNANIVINKKEYLINDIHFETPYLKAILSGKGNSTENNLIHLELKSNNLNAPLIALGFKPVDFNGEITSDLSGPFNALDFRSDINIAHAGIDSLILQNFKAKLHSRFSGDELLANMDSVEKKDTNTDAFLKNIYLSAKASADYIAFEKYYMANTNLTFEKKQENSSGNITSSTVLGNLKTKYSIENLFSVPAYKIESNLKNIDLSKITKNKKLRSDLNFEIVAAGKGIQPKSMNAHLEIQSNGSSIFDLPLEKFKAEINYKKGKYQVNGFHIETPFAFADLTGKGNWEKNNLLELNIKTTDIQQLISALGTDKLQLVGQLKAEIKGPADSLQISSSVNVTELKLDTISINKITADAEIHFADSTYSGFMNLLVSDSKIQNFSLQELHFKSKFNQQKAVNSFAFFASDSLHGKILSELKINNNPSISFQDIVLNLNNQIWKGGNDSNYIKFRQDSIEIHQFELSSQQSALKANGIFAFKGIENLHIEIQNLNLINISELHFLPYQISVKVNAFLDITGTANKPIIKSILTIDNPEIDSLRFRKFQSDINYSNENLRFETYLDGCSSRLINAEFELPLHFSFTEKFVLPKEDNPIHAIVKIDQLDINKFNRFIPTTGIEAKGLLSIQLNVDNTINNPHISGYLNFGKGAFQYKKLGMNYSGIEMRSRLANNYFYLDSLLINSGKGKLQLKGSAEMKSLVDTELKSINLDVKGENFKAFDSELIKAVINTNLSLSGSPENPTFKGKVTILNSNLNTDIFLKEFNRVYDDSNQPLLVTARKNAENEEIKYTIKKNSAQKDFPSIYKNLKGNFDIEIPRNTWIKGKNMNFELAGNLQAIKEDEQIDIFGTMNVKRGFYKIYGRRLEFEEGEVTLTGGATLNPIVNFKVAYKFRDPDNQLRKLSVNVTGRIYEPEVKFFLDDTSIEEKDAISYLIFNKSTNQLDTRENTSMKSSNMDIAKDFAIGQFSNVLKDALQSSLGLDVIEITGKSGWTQGSVSVGKYITNNLFLNYERTFAIDKKDKIIEPEKISMEYQFYRSLFLQATNQSANSGFDFIIKWTWK, via the coding sequence ATGAAACGATTTTTAAAAACAGCAGGTATTGCAAGTGCAGGAGTAATTATTCTCCTGGCGATTCTGCTTTTTCTCCTTTCAACCGGACTTTTCAATAATTGGATTTCGGAAACTGTGTGCCGGATAGCCAGTCAGCAACTAAATGCAGAGCTTACGATAGAAAAAATTGAAGGCAACCCTCTCTCCCATCTTCTTGTGAAGAAAATTGATTTGGAACAAAACAACAGTAAGCTGATTACTCTCGATGAACTGGAAATAAAATACACCCTTTGGAAGATTGTTGGAAAAAAACTGGAAATTACATCTCTGAAATTAAATGGAACCTCGGTTTTCTTACAACAAGACAAGGATAATTTATGGAACCTCGAAAAACTGATTCCTGGGGCAGAAAATTCAGAAACTAAAGCTTCTTCTAATCCCTTTTCATGGGAAATAGAATTGGCAGATGTATCTACGAAGAATTTTGAGGCCAAAATCGTGGCGAATGACAGTACACAATTAATTCCGCAGAATGTGAAATTTGATGCTTCTCTCAGTTTCAAATTCGCAGCTGATTTTATGAATATTGATCTGCACAAACTTGAAGTAAGCACACAAAAACCATCTCTGCAGATTCAAGACTTACATTTTGAAGCAAGTTTAATTGATTCGGTATTTAGCTGGACTAATTTTGAACTTCAACTTCCTAAATCAAAGCTTAACTCAAAAGGTTCGGTTCCTTTCAATCAATTGCTTGGTTCCGAAGTTTCATTTCATGCAAACCCATTCGATTTTGAAGATGTAAACGAATGGATCCCTTCAATTCATGGCAAACCCAACATAAATCTTGAAATACTCAAAAAAGAAAATACCAGACAAATAGACTTCTCCATTAAACAACAGAATCAGATTTTTAAAATACTGGGAGAAATTAAAGATATTAACAGCTTGCCAAGTTTTCATTTCACAATGGAAATTGATAGTTTAAACGGTGAATACTGGACTCATAATGATGATCTTAAATCAAATATAAAAGGTGAATTTGAGATCAATGGAAATGGATTGAATTTCGAGGAAAACTCAATTCATGCCAAGGCTAAATTCACCGATTTAAAATATAAGAATTACGAATTGGATGATTTTATTCTGCTTATTGACAAAGACAAAAAAGAACTCGATGCAAATATAAAAGCAAGTACTCTTTTCGGAAAGTTAGATTCCAAAATTCACATCGAAAACATCTCTGAATTTGCAACTTACAATTCCGAACTGAAAATTCGCAATTTGGATTTGAGCAAACTAAGCAGGAATAAGAATTTAAAATCAGACATTAACATCGACTTACAGGCAGTTGGCAAGGGCTTTATCCTTGGTGAACTGCAAACAAATATTCATTTAAAATCAACCAAATCAGTACTTTTCAATCAGCCAATCACAAATTTAAATGCCAACATTGTTATCAACAAAAAAGAATATCTAATTAATGATATCCATTTTGAAACGCCCTACCTAAAGGCTATTCTTTCGGGAAAGGGAAATAGTACCGAAAACAATCTTATTCATTTAGAGCTAAAATCAAATAACCTAAACGCACCGCTTATCGCCCTAGGCTTTAAACCCGTCGATTTTAACGGGGAAATTACAAGTGACTTATCCGGACCTTTTAATGCTTTGGATTTTAGAAGCGATATCAATATCGCACATGCCGGAATCGACTCACTCATTTTGCAAAATTTCAAAGCTAAGCTTCATTCGCGCTTTTCGGGGGATGAACTATTGGCAAATATGGATTCGGTCGAAAAAAAAGACACAAATACAGATGCCTTTTTAAAAAACATCTATCTAAGTGCAAAAGCAAGTGCAGATTATATTGCATTTGAAAAGTACTATATGGCGAATACCAACTTAACTTTTGAAAAAAAACAAGAAAACAGTAGTGGTAATATTACTTCCTCCACAGTTTTAGGAAATCTGAAAACCAAATACTCTATCGAAAACCTGTTCTCGGTTCCCGCATATAAAATAGAAAGCAACTTGAAAAACATTGATCTTTCCAAGATCACAAAAAACAAAAAGCTCCGTTCCGATTTGAACTTTGAAATAGTTGCAGCAGGGAAAGGGATTCAACCCAAATCAATGAATGCTCATCTGGAAATTCAATCGAACGGATCATCTATATTTGATTTGCCTCTTGAAAAATTTAAAGCAGAAATAAACTATAAGAAGGGAAAATATCAGGTAAACGGATTTCATATAGAAACGCCCTTTGCTTTCGCCGATTTAACGGGCAAAGGAAACTGGGAAAAGAACAATCTGCTCGAATTAAACATCAAAACTACTGACATTCAGCAGCTCATCTCTGCCTTAGGAACCGACAAATTACAACTTGTTGGACAACTAAAAGCTGAAATTAAAGGTCCGGCCGATTCTCTGCAAATATCCTCTTCGGTAAATGTAACTGAATTGAAACTCGATACCATCAGCATCAACAAAATAACAGCTGATGCTGAAATCCATTTTGCAGATTCAACATATTCCGGATTCATGAACCTTTTGGTAAGTGACTCTAAAATACAGAATTTTAGTCTTCAGGAACTTCATTTTAAAAGTAAGTTCAATCAGCAGAAAGCAGTTAATTCGTTCGCCTTTTTTGCCAGCGATTCTTTACATGGTAAAATTCTGTCCGAACTTAAAATCAATAACAACCCAAGCATTTCCTTTCAGGATATCGTACTAAATTTAAACAACCAGATTTGGAAGGGAGGCAACGATTCCAACTACATTAAATTTAGGCAGGATTCTATTGAAATACACCAATTTGAACTTAGCTCACAACAAAGTGCATTAAAGGCAAATGGAATATTTGCTTTTAAAGGGATCGAGAATCTGCATATTGAAATTCAGAATCTTAACCTGATCAACATTTCAGAACTACATTTTTTGCCCTATCAGATATCAGTAAAAGTGAATGCTTTTCTCGACATTACCGGAACGGCAAACAAACCAATTATTAAATCTATTCTCACTATTGATAATCCGGAAATTGACAGCCTTCGATTTAGAAAATTCCAATCTGACATCAACTATTCAAACGAAAATCTTCGTTTTGAGACATATCTTGATGGTTGTTCGTCACGACTTATCAACGCAGAATTTGAACTTCCTCTGCACTTTTCATTTACTGAAAAGTTTGTGCTTCCCAAGGAAGACAATCCCATCCATGCCATTGTAAAAATCGATCAACTCGATATCAATAAATTCAATCGTTTTATTCCAACAACAGGAATTGAAGCTAAAGGTTTGCTAAGCATACAACTCAATGTTGATAACACCATTAACAATCCTCACATTAGTGGTTATCTAAATTTTGGCAAGGGTGCTTTTCAATATAAAAAACTGGGAATGAATTACAGTGGTATCGAAATGCGCAGTCGCCTGGCAAACAACTATTTTTATCTCGACAGCCTTCTCATAAATTCCGGAAAAGGAAAATTGCAGCTGAAAGGATCGGCTGAAATGAAATCACTGGTTGATACTGAATTAAAAAGCATTAATCTGGATGTAAAAGGAGAAAACTTCAAAGCCTTCGACTCCGAACTAATAAAGGCTGTTATCAATACAAATCTTAGCCTGAGCGGTTCCCCTGAAAACCCTACCTTCAAAGGAAAAGTCACAATTCTAAACTCAAACCTAAATACCGATATATTCCTAAAAGAATTCAATCGTGTTTATGATGATTCCAACCAACCACTCTTGGTTACTGCACGGAAAAATGCAGAAAATGAAGAAATAAAGTACACTATAAAAAAGAATTCAGCACAAAAAGATTTCCCTTCAATTTATAAAAACCTGAAGGGGAATTTCGACATCGAGATTCCCAGAAACACCTGGATAAAAGGCAAAAACATGAATTTTGAACTGGCCGGAAATCTACAAGCGATCAAAGAAGATGAACAGATAGACATTTTCGGAACTATGAACGTAAAAAGAGGATTTTATAAAATTTACGGACGAAGACTTGAATTTGAAGAAGGTGAAGTCACTTTAACAGGTGGAGCAACTCTAAATCCGATTGTCAATTTCAAAGTTGCCTACAAATTCCGCGATCCGGATAATCAATTGCGAAAACTTAGCGTAAATGTAACTGGACGAATTTATGAACCCGAAGTTAAATTTTTTCTTGACGATACCTCCATCGAAGAAAAAGACGCCATTTCTTATCTGATATTCAACAAAAGCACGAACCAACTTGATACGAGAGAAAATACATCAATGAAAAGCAGTAATATGGACATCGCCAAGGATTTTGCAATCGGCCAATTTTCTAATGTACTTAAAGATGCCCTGCAATCATCGCTGGGTTTGGATGTAATTGAAATTACGGGAAAAAGTGGCTGGACACAAGGCAGTGTATCGGTTGGTAAATACATAACAAACAATTTGTTTCTGAATTACGAACGAACATTTGCCATCGATAAAAAGGATAAAATTATTGAGCCGGAAAAAATCTCAATGGAATATCAATTTTATCGTTCTCTTTTTTTACAGGCGACCAATCAGAGTGCCAATTCTGGTTTTGATTTCATTATTAAATGGACCTGGAAATAA
- the bamA gene encoding outer membrane protein assembly factor BamA gives MVHIRRIFLQILILTALLLNASAQDNAIVNKIRFTGIDTLQKEILLTQMNTKARPFTGKLTFWKKTTRFSSFTFDEDLLQLKKYYQKNGFLDVSITSDLLPDKRNKKLDILIHIQKGTPISIGEINYSLTGTEANMPILESVKMILPLKTGNLFQDEKIIASENLIREKYNHEGFPFVKVKKSIHLNEKLHAANINFNVNPGNKSYFGEINLEGNSVINKAYILKHVELSKGEVFSQVKIEKTQEELFNMNLFRYVTIRAMLDSVNHDSVPISIHIKELPRWSVKIGVGYGTEDKIRTSILFKRLNFLGGGRTLSIKGQHSYFTPLSIESKFIQPDVWSKNLDFILNPFFSREKEESYEVDRLGTSVAFQKELTKKSTAYISYSFGKDKVDISKSKGTLSIEDAGKLNHNKSGVTLGYNLNTTNDIFAPEKGWKYEGTVTYMGIGFNSQFHYYKIMTEVDYFQSLWKNVVFAGKIKTGIIEPTQGDSQSPIEDRFLIGGALSLRGWGRNQISPRNEAGSKLGGNSMMEASAEIRFPLYGIFSGTAFTDFGNSWLNSWEFKLNQLNYDAGLGLRVKTPVGPIRLDFASPLFEGKFRTQFFITIGHAF, from the coding sequence ATGGTGCATATTAGAAGAATTTTTCTGCAGATTTTAATTTTAACAGCGCTTCTGCTGAATGCATCAGCACAGGACAATGCAATAGTTAACAAAATAAGGTTTACAGGAATCGATACGCTGCAAAAGGAAATTCTTCTTACGCAGATGAATACCAAAGCCAGACCTTTTACCGGGAAGTTAACTTTTTGGAAAAAAACCACCCGATTTTCCAGTTTCACATTTGATGAAGACTTACTTCAACTGAAAAAATACTATCAGAAGAATGGTTTTTTAGATGTATCAATTACATCGGATCTTCTGCCAGACAAAAGAAACAAAAAACTTGACATCCTCATTCACATCCAGAAAGGAACTCCTATTTCAATTGGTGAAATCAACTATTCCTTAACCGGGACCGAAGCAAACATGCCAATTTTAGAGTCTGTAAAAATGATTCTTCCCCTAAAAACCGGAAACCTGTTTCAAGATGAAAAAATCATAGCCTCCGAAAATTTAATCCGAGAAAAATACAATCACGAAGGGTTTCCTTTTGTGAAAGTGAAAAAAAGCATCCATTTAAATGAAAAACTACATGCTGCAAATATTAATTTCAATGTAAACCCTGGAAATAAAAGTTATTTTGGTGAGATTAATCTGGAAGGAAATTCTGTAATCAACAAAGCATATATCCTGAAACATGTTGAACTTAGTAAAGGGGAAGTCTTTTCTCAGGTTAAAATTGAAAAGACTCAGGAAGAATTGTTCAACATGAATCTATTCCGGTACGTAACCATTCGTGCAATGTTGGATAGTGTAAATCATGATTCAGTGCCAATTTCCATTCACATAAAGGAGCTTCCCCGCTGGTCCGTTAAAATTGGTGTAGGATATGGAACCGAAGATAAAATCAGGACATCCATTCTATTCAAACGATTAAATTTTTTAGGTGGAGGACGAACTCTGTCGATTAAAGGACAGCACTCCTACTTCACTCCGCTTAGTATCGAGAGTAAATTTATACAACCCGATGTATGGAGCAAAAATCTTGATTTCATTTTAAATCCGTTCTTCTCGCGCGAAAAAGAAGAGAGCTACGAAGTAGACAGGCTGGGAACTTCGGTTGCTTTTCAAAAGGAATTGACAAAAAAATCCACAGCTTATATTTCCTACTCCTTTGGTAAGGATAAGGTGGATATCTCGAAAAGTAAAGGCACTTTATCAATTGAGGATGCCGGCAAACTGAATCACAATAAATCAGGCGTAACATTGGGCTACAACCTAAACACTACCAATGATATTTTTGCTCCTGAAAAAGGATGGAAATATGAAGGAACAGTAACCTATATGGGAATTGGGTTCAATTCTCAATTTCATTACTATAAAATTATGACAGAAGTTGACTATTTCCAATCACTGTGGAAGAATGTTGTTTTTGCCGGAAAAATAAAAACTGGAATTATTGAACCAACCCAAGGCGATTCTCAAAGTCCTATCGAAGATCGTTTTTTAATAGGAGGAGCACTATCCTTGCGTGGCTGGGGCCGTAATCAGATCTCACCCAGAAACGAAGCCGGAAGTAAACTGGGTGGAAACAGCATGATGGAAGCCAGTGCTGAAATAAGATTTCCATTGTACGGTATCTTTTCAGGCACAGCCTTTACGGATTTTGGAAATTCATGGTTAAACTCATGGGAATTCAAACTAAACCAGCTAAACTACGATGCAGGCTTAGGCTTGCGTGTGAAAACACCTGTTGGTCCTATTCGTTTGGATTTTGCAAGCCCATTATTCGAGGGGAAATTCAGAACCCAATTCTTTATTACTATTGGACATGCATTTTAA
- a CDS encoding cupin domain-containing protein, with protein MKTNLLENFKKINEYFSPKVIGEINDSYVKIAKIKGDELPWHDHKNEDELFYIIEGSLLMEVEGSEPFTMNAGDMYIVKKGTQHRVSAKEECKIMLIENKTTAHTGDVESAITKNIQDQLK; from the coding sequence ATGAAAACAAACCTACTCGAAAACTTCAAAAAAATCAACGAATATTTCTCGCCTAAAGTAATTGGAGAGATAAACGATTCTTACGTTAAAATTGCCAAAATAAAAGGCGACGAACTACCGTGGCACGATCATAAAAATGAAGATGAACTGTTCTATATCATTGAAGGCAGCCTTTTAATGGAAGTTGAAGGCTCTGAACCGTTTACTATGAATGCTGGAGATATGTACATCGTTAAGAAAGGCACTCAACATCGGGTATCCGCAAAGGAAGAATGCAAAATCATGCTGATAGAAAATAAAACTACGGCTCATACTGGAGATGTTGAATCTGCAATAACTAAAAATATCCAAGATCAACTCAAATAA